Genomic window (Mycosarcoma maydis chromosome 5, whole genome shotgun sequence):
GCACCGAGCAGGAAAACGTGGCGCGAATTTTGGTCAAGCGTTTCGGCAATCCCGTCTTTCGTTCTCACGATTGGTATACCATCATCTACAAAGGCAATACTATCTAGCAGCACTGTATCGACTCTGCCGGGCCGATCTTATGACGCTGCTCGATATTCTGTGACCTCATCGGTGGTCGTCTCAAGTCCAAATCAAGCGCCAAGTGAGCCTTGCCGAACTCGGACCAAACCTTTCCTTCGTCACGCTTTAGGAGAGGTCTTTCGGATGCTCTGCGACACTTTCGCCACCTCTCATCAATATCTGAGCCGAAAGGGTGATTGTTGACAGGACACGCCACCGTAGCCAGGAATGGGAGCATACCGCTTCGTGCTCGTAAAACCTGCGGTCAGGCCTGCCTATCCACTCTTGGGCGTGTTTCCCTTGCCAGTCACACTACCCACACAAGCATTGCTCGCGGTTGGCGTCGTCCTCATTGTCGCTTTTGCCGTTGCCATATATAGCGATATGCTCAAACCAGGTCtgcaagcagcatctcgcCTCCACCCATGTACCCCTTCGGCTTCGTCCGACAGATCGCAGCCATTGCGGCGCGCTCGTTCCGCTAATCTTTCCAACTCTACATCGAGAGCCTCTTCTCTGTCTTCGACAGCGCCAAGAACTCGGCTGTCCAGTCCGAAATACAAGGGTCTTCGCAACACTGGAAACACGTGCTTCTTCAATTCCACCTTACAAtccatctcgtccttgACACTCTATCGAAAGTACCTGTACCTTTTGGTGCACGAAGCCGAACGATGGGATACTCCAACGCCAGTCATCGATGCACTTCTTGAGCTTATAGAGGAACTCGCCACACCCGGAGATCGCAATGCGGCCATCAATCCGGTGCAGCTCGTCCGAGCGCTTCAAAACTTGCCGTCGTCTTCAATAAGAAGCCTCGTAGGCgcgcaccagcagcaggacGCTCACGAGCTCTTTGCGTTCCTCAACGAGGCCGTCGATGTCGAGGCAAAAGCGATACAGCAGGAACGATCGGCCTCACTCGAGGCAGAACAAGCAGGGCTTCGAGCGCTCATGGcgccatctttgccttGGGGTGGTCGCGGTGTCTATGCAGATCCAGCGCAAGCTAAGCCCAACCCTAATCTCATGAGCAATGGTGCTTTAAATCCATTGCATATGCACGGCGTACCACACAATGTCAACGATGCTACAGGTTTAGATACATCGAACTCGAACAGCGATCACGTCCTCATGATCTCACCCTTCGACGCCCTCCTGGCGCAGCGCACCATCTGTCTTGACTGCGGATACTGCGAAGCCATCCGCCACTTTTCAACTTCCGAGATCTCCTTGTCCGTACCAGCATTCAATGTACGCACACGGACGTCGGATATCACGGGCACCTCGGCGTGCTCGCTTCAGGAGTGTCTTGCATTGTGGTCCGAGTTGGAGCAAGTGGATTGGATCTGCTGGAACTGCACTTTGCATAATTCATTGCAAGCAGTCAAGGTCGACATTGCCTCCAAGGGCGCAGCTGCCGCAACGGTGAAGCCGAACGGTGCTTCTGCAAACGGCGACGTCCACGTATCACCCAATGGAAACGGCACCTTGACGCccgccaagaagaaacGCCTAGCCCAGCTCAGGTCGAAAGAGATCAAGCTGACGCGCATCCTGCAGTCGGGGTTGTCAGAAGACGAGCTGAAGCAGGCCTCAGAAGATTCTGCTTCACCATGGCACAATGTGTTGAACAACATCCAACTTAAAAAGACGATTAGCCGTTCGTCTACCAAACAGATCATGATCTCTCGGCCACCGCGGATATTGACGTTGCATCTCAACCGGTCGTCTTACTCAACCTCTTCGTGGGCGCCGTCAAAGAACAGTCGACACGTTCTCTTTCCAGAATACCTTGACCTGAGCGAATTCACTCTGCAGGGGAGCATCTCATTGGACGGTCGGCAGGCGATGAACTTGGGCAGTCTGCCGAGCGTGAAGCAAGCACCGGATGTGAAAGCGGAATCGATTTACCGACTCGCGGCTATTGTCGTGCACTACGGCTCGCACTCTTTTGGACACTACATCGCATTCAAGCGTGTCGCAGAGGCTGATGGACGCGACAAAGGCATAGGCGATCATGGTTATCTGGAGGCGGATACCTGGCTGCGAATCTCTGACGAAAGCGTCACACGCGCGTCGATTCAGCAGGTGAAACAGGAGAATCCATACATGCTGTTCTACGAGCTCATGCCAGCTCGTCACGAGCATCAGCAGGAATTGCACGTCGAGCTGCCAGGCGGAAGAGCTGATTACGCAACGCTGCAGAAGGCGATCGCTGGTGGCATGGCGGCCTCAAATCGAGAGTCAGCATGCAGTCAGAAGACCAGTGGTGtcgatcaagctcaagtTGCACCGTCAAGAGCCAACCCAGCGCCGAGCTCGATACGTGTGAGACCGAGGACCGTACATCGTTGGAGCACGCCTCCCGTGGCCTAGGTTGGCTCCGGTACGCACTGGCGATCCTTCATCTATCAATGCTCACCATGCAAACATCCACACAACTCTGAGATCGACTTGGCCGCGAGCACGTCCGTGACGACTTGCCATGATGAGCAAAGTGCATGTGACGAAAGCGGTTGAGAGAATACAAAACAGTGGTATACGATGGTTGGTAGTGGAAGGGCGAGGTTGAGATCACCAAGGTTGAGGGGGCTCTTTTTGCTGTTGTTTCTGGTCTCGATCCTTGGAAGCTTTGGTGTCGACCTTTACGAAATCGTCGACTGGTGCGTCGTTTGGGTTGGCATCGGCGTTAGCACCGTGCTTGTCCTTTTTAATGCCCATGTAGATATCTCCTACGATTCCCAAGGCTTGCGCTCTCAACCTCTGGGTCTCCTTTCCGATCGACGAGTCGTACAGCACAGCCTCGCTGACCTCCCTGATGACACTCTCCACCTCCAATTTGGCGCCCTTGAACAGTGCACGCATGCCCTTCTCGGCCGCCTGCTCTTCCAACTCCCTCTTGCGCTCCACCGTGATACCGGCGTCTTCGGCCTTGGCCAACTCTTCAAACACGTTTTTCAACTCAAGCGCAGCTCTTACGGTGGATACCGTCTCCCTCACCACGTGGATGCTGGATGCAGCCGAGTGAAAGACGCCTCCAAACGAACCCAAGAAGCCTGTACTCGCAAGGTAGTGCTTGGACTTGGCGGAATATACAAAGCCTACcgcgttgagcagctcgactcCGTATGATTCATGCTTGAGCTCCTCGGCTTCTAGCCGCGTGATCTCGCGGAATGACTTTTCCACTTCCTTTTCCAGGACCGGATCGTTGGCGTTGCGTACGCTTTCGGTGTAGATGCTGAGCTTGCGGATGAGTTTCTCGACCAGTTTCGAGACGCGTTCTTGACGTTGCTTTTCGCGTTCGGCGGCTTGTTTGCGTTCTTTCTCCTCTTTGGCTGCTTTTTGCTCGGGCGTCAACGTGGGCTTGCTAGAAGCCGAACCTCCTGGATTCTCTGTGTTCAAAGCACCGGGATCATCGCCGTTCGCCTGTCGTTCCAAGTCGTCCGAATCTTGTTGCAAAGCCTCTTTCATGTCTTTGCCAATGGAGATAGTTCCAATAATGTCTGCGAAGCGTTCACCGCCAAAGAGCGATCCGAACACCTCCTCTGGATCAACGAACCCGTCCTCGGGCGTGAGACCAGGTGTGCTGGCACCAAACTCGTTGTACTTGTGCCTCAACTCGGCGTCTGACAAAACGTGATACGCCGTGGCCAATGCCTTGAACTTttcctccacctctgcGTCGTTAGGATTCTTATCCGGATGCAGCTTGATGGCAAGTTTGCGATACGCCTTTTTGATCTCTTCCAACGTTGCTGTGGCGGGCACACCGAGAATGTCGTAGTAGGTCATATCGAGTGGGTTCTCGTCGGTACCTATGCGTCGTTTGCGTGCGACATCCTTGCCGCCAGATTTGCGAGCTTCGCGCACCATCTTGGTGGCTCCAGCAGGTTCGAActgcttgctgcagctgcagcatgTCACGGTGAACGACGTCTCGTGCGACGGCAGCGCGGCGAGATCGGCATTGGACGGTGGCAGATATTCGATGGATGCACGACATGTAGTGTACGGGCACGAGACTGAGACGTAAGGCTGCTTGGGTCGCGAAGACAGATTCATGGAAGACATGATGATCAAAGCGATATTTGCCTCTTCGAGCAAATAGATAGGCCAAGGTGATGGTGAAGCTGAGTGTCGCAGTAAGCGGCGAGGATTAGGGAGCTGTTTGACACAACAtcaatcaccaatcgtgaatatcaaATCAAGAAAACCAACCAAAAAAgttgagtcgtgagtttgcTCGAAATCAGCCATCCGGATCGCTGTTGTcgcgtgagtcgtgagggCCGAGCTGTCGATCGAGACAGCACCAGAGCATAACACGCAAGCCAAagtcactcacgactcgaaaTCCTCGTGCCTGTCAAGCATCACGTATTTTTTCGGAACGCGgaagtcacagagtgtcGGATTTACGACTGACGACtcgagattcgagattcgagattcgagattcacgattcagatttTTTCAAgatgaatcgtgaatacttTCTAACCGAAAGCAGCTTCTTTCTTCGATCAGGGTCTTGTGCGAGCATTCCGAGGTGCAAGTGTAACTTGTTGATCAACTGCCGCATCGTCACCGATCTCGTCTCTCCGACTGCTGGTTCGGAACTTTGCCAGCTATGAGGCCTCCAAAGAGGTCGCCGTTCCTCCACTCACGGCAGGCCGACCTGTTCGAAGTGTACCGACATCTGTACCCCGACTCTCAAGGCGGTATTTGTGCAAAAGCTCGACACGAAGCACTCTCTACCGTACAGTTGTGGATCAACCGATCAGCATGTCCGTTTGCTGTCGAGACGACCGCTCTGCTTGTACAGAGCGTCATCATGGACGAGTTCATGCAGCAGATCGCAACGAGTACCTCGGTCAGCACGTATGCTTCGACATCCGCACCGCACTACGCGCTCGAACAGATGGGCGGGGGAGCCGAACTGGGAGTCCGACTCAATTACAGCTTGGCTCTCGTGCGCTTTGTCAACAGTGTCGTTGACTCGCATCAGACGGGTGGGTTTGCGCAGTCGATTGCTGCCATTGCCGCCCGCATCGGTCTACCG
Coding sequences:
- a CDS encoding uncharacterized protein (related to UBP1 - ubiquitin-specific protease), producing MGAYRFVLVKPAVRPAYPLLGVFPLPVTLPTQALLAVGVVLIVAFAVAIYSDMLKPGLQAASRLHPCTPSASSDRSQPLRRARSANLSNSTSRASSLSSTAPRTRLSSPKYKGLRNTGNTCFFNSTLQSISSLTLYRKYLYLLVHEAERWDTPTPVIDALLELIEELATPGDRNAAINPVQLVRALQNLPSSSIRSLVGAHQQQDAHELFAFLNEAVDVEAKAIQQERSASLEAEQAGLRALMAPSLPWGGRGVYADPAQAKPNPNLMSNGALNPLHMHGVPHNVNDATGLDTSNSNSDHVLMISPFDALLAQRTICLDCGYCEAIRHFSTSEISLSVPAFNVRTRTSDITGTSACSLQECLALWSELEQVDWICWNCTLHNSLQAVKVDIASKGAAAATVKPNGASANGDVHVSPNGNGTLTPAKKKRLAQLRSKEIKLTRILQSGLSEDELKQASEDSASPWHNVLNNIQLKKTISRSSTKQIMISRPPRILTLHLNRSSYSTSSWAPSKNSRHVLFPEYLDLSEFTLQGSISLDGRQAMNLGSLPSVKQAPDVKAESIYRLAAIVVHYGSHSFGHYIAFKRVAEADGRDKGIGDHGYLEADTWLRISDESVTRASIQQVKQENPYMLFYELMPARHEHQQELHVELPGGRADYATLQKAIAGGMAASNRESACSQKTSGVDQAQVAPSRANPAPSSIRVRPRTVHRWSTPPVA
- a CDS encoding uncharacterized protein (related to DnaJ-like protein), whose translation is MSSMNLSSRPKQPYVSVSCPYTTCRASIEYLPPSNADLAALPSHETSFTVTCCSCSKQFEPAGATKMVREARKSGGKDVARKRRIGTDENPLDMTYYDILGVPATATLEEIKKAYRKLAIKLHPDKNPNDAEVEEKFKALATAYHVLSDAELRHKYNEFGASTPGLTPEDGFVDPEEVFGSLFGGERFADIIGTISIGKDMKEALQQDSDDLERQANGDDPGALNTENPGGSASSKPTLTPEQKAAKEEKERKQAAEREKQRQERVSKLVEKLIRKLSIYTESVRNANDPVLEKEVEKSFREITRLEAEELKHESYGVELLNAVGFVYSAKSKHYLASTGFLGSFGGVFHSAASSIHVVRETVSTVRAALELKNVFEELAKAEDAGITVERKRELEEQAAEKGMRALFKGAKLEVESVIREVSEAVLYDSSIGKETQRLRAQALGIVGDIYMGIKKDKHGANADANPNDAPVDDFVKVDTKASKDRDQKQQQKEPPQPW